CGACGCTTCCCGGGGTGCGCGGGCGGATTCTCGAACGGGCAATCGAGACGGGCGACCTCGCCGTAGCACGCGGGGCGGCAGCGCAGCTCTGGCAGGGCGGCGATCGCCGTTTCGACGCCCAACTCGTCCTGTTGGTCGACGCGATCCGCCGCGCCGACTGGAAGGGCGCGCAGCTTTATATGAACGGTCGTGCCGACAAGACCGGCGGCGACGCGATATCGCGCCTGATCCAGCCGACGCTCGACACATGGATCGATGTCGGCGCGCGGGCGAAGCAGCCCGAACGTCACCTTGCCGCTGCGAGCGTCCGGGCGCGGCCCGAACCTGCGCTGCTGCTCGAAGCGGCACTGGTCAAGCTCGCGACGGGACGGACGGCCGAAGCCGTGTCGATCACCGACGAGATCATATTGACCGACCGCACGAGCCAGCTCGTCGCCCTTCGCGTCGCGGCGACGCTCGACAAGACGGGGCAGGGCGAAGCGGGCGACCGGCTGCGTGGGCGTATCGCGCTCGCATCGGGCGGCCGCGAGGATCCGATGCTGCTCTTGCCCGACCAGCCGGTATCGACGCCGCGCGGCGGGATCGCTCATTGGATGGCGCTGCTCGCCGACGCCTTTGCGCGCACGCCGAACAGCAGCCCGAAACTGTCCTTGTTGTTCGGGCGCACAGCCTTTTGGCTCGACGAGAACGACTGGATGGCGCGGTCGGCGCTGGTCGAGGCGCTCGATCGCAACGATCAACGGCAGGACGCGCTGGCGTTGCTCGCGGGCAGTCGGAGGACGATGCCGCCGGTGCTCGACATGCGCCGCGCCGAGCTGATGGCCGACGCCGGCGATCCGGCGGGCGCAGCGAAGCTGGCGGAGGCGGCCGCCGCGCAGGAGCCGCCGGTGCGCAGTCTGCTCGTCCGTTTTGCCGATATCGCGCGGCGATCGGACGATCCGAAGGCGGCCGAACGCGCCTATGCGCGGCTCGAAGCAACGCTCGGTACGGGGGAAGACGGCGCCGCGTTGCGCGGCACGTTGCTGATCGCACGCGCCGAACTCTTGCTGCAGGCCGACGCTTGGGGCGAAGCCGAACCCTTGCTCGAAAAGGCGGTGGCGCTGCGGCCGAACGATGCGACGGTACTCAATTTCGCGGGCTATTCGGCGCTCGAGCGGCGCAAGGACGTCAAGACCTCGCTCGCCCGCATCGAGGCGGCGTGGAACGAAGAACCGCAGAATGCCAGCATCACCGACTCGCTCGGCTGGGCCTATTTCCTGACCGGCCGCGTCGAGGAAGCGGTGCCGCTGCTCGAAAAGGCGCAAGCGGGCGAACCCGACAATCCGGTGATCGTCGAGCATCTCGGCGATGCGTATTGGAAGGCCGGACGCCGGTTTCAGGCACGCTATAGCTGGCGCGCCGCGGCGCTGCTCGCCGAGGCCGACATGGCGACGCGGATCGAGGCGAAGCTCCGCGACGGGCTGAGCGAGGCGACGACCGCGCCATGACCGCCTTTCGCGAAACCGGCTGGGCGAAGATCAACCTCGCGTTGCACGTCCGCGGGCGCCGCGCCGACGGTTATCACGATATCGAGACGCTGTTCGCTTTCGTCGACGATGGCGATGGAATCGAAGCGGAGTTCGCCGACGCCGACAGCCTGAGCATCGACGGGGATTTCGCCGAGGGACTGACCGCCGGCGACGACAATCTGGTTCGCCGGGTGCTGGCGCTGCTGCGCATGCGCTATGGCGCCGATCGCGTGCCGCCGCTGGCCATCACGCTGACCAAGCGCCTGCCGGTCGCCGCCGGGATCGGCGGCGGGTCGGCGGATGCGGCAGCGATGGCGCGGCTGGTCCGGCGACACTTCCTGCCCGAACTTGGCGACGCGCAGCTCGCGCGGCTGGTTGCGCCGCTCGGCGCCGATATCGCCGCCTGCGTTGCCAGCGCGACCTGCCTCGGCCTCGGGACAGGGGATGAGCTGAGCGCGCTTCCCGAACTGCGGCTGTCCGGCACTCCGGCGCTGCTCGTCAATCCGCGCCAACCGGTGGCGACCGGGCCGGTGTTCGCGGCGTGGGACGGCATCGATCGCGGGCCGCTGTTCACCGGGGCAGACCTCCGCGCGCAGCTCTTTGCCGGGCGCAACGACCTCCAGCGTGCCGCGATCGCCCAGTGTTCGGCGATCGTCGACGTGCTGACCGAACTCGGCGCCCTGCGCCCGTGGCTGGCGCGGATGTCGGGGTCGGGTGCGACCTGTTTCGCGCTGTTCGACGCGCCGGCCGAGCGCGACGCCGCGGCGGCGCATCTGGCGCAAGGCCGGCCGGACTGGTGGCAGATGGCGGGAGCATTGCGATGAGCGAAGCGTGGCGGCAACTGGGCGCGGCGCGGGCAGGGGGCATCTTGCTGATCGCCGACCATGCCTCGGCCTTTGTGCCCGCCGACATCGATCTCGGCATCGATCCCGCGTTGCTGCGCGAGCATATCGCGATCGACATCGGCGTCGCCGAAGTGGCGGCGCTGCTTGTCGAAAGTGGCGCGGTCGATGCCGCGATCCTCGGCGGGGTGTCGCGGCTGGTGGTCGACTGCAACCGCGAGGAAGACGCCCCCGGCGTGCTGCCGATTGCCAGCGACGGCCACGCGGTGCCGGGCAATGCGCTGGGCGATGTAGGGCGCGAGGCGCGGCTGGCGCGGTTTTTCCGGCCCTATCACGATCATATCGCCGCGACGATTGCGGCGCACCGCCCGGCGATGATCCTGTCGTTGCACAGCTTCACCCCGGCGCTGGCGGCGCATCCCGAGCAGGCGCGGCCATGGCATGTCGGGGTGCTGTATAACGAGGACGACCGGCTCGCGGCGGCGGCGATCGCGGCGCTGGCAGCCGAAGGGCTGAACGTCGGAGACCAGCTTCCTTACTCGGGCAAATTGCTCAACGCGACGATGAACCGCCACGCCGAAGGCAATGGGATTCCCTATGTCGGGATCGAGATGCGGCAGGACCTTGTCCGCGATGCGGCGGGACAGGCGCTGTTTGCCGAACGGCTGGCGCGCATGTGCAAGAAAGTAACATTGAATATCGGCGAATAGGCGTGTAGACGCGCATCCGATCGCAATTTTGTGAAATAATATTTCTCGGAGCCTTTGAAATGCCTTCTTATCGTTCGCGCACCACCACTCATGGCCGCAATATGGCCGGCGCGCGCGGGTTATGGCGTGCGACAGGGATGAAGGACAGCGACTTCGGCAAGCCGATCATCGCCGTCGTCAACAGCTTCACCCAGTTCGTTCCCGGCCACGTCCACCTGAAGGACCTCGGCCAGATGGTCGCGCGCGAGATCGAGGCGGCGGGCGGGGTCGCCAAGGAATTCAACACGATCGCGGTCGACGACGGCATCGCGATGGGGCACGACGGGATGCTCTACAGCCTGCCGAGCCGCGACCTGATCGCCGACAGCGTCGAATATATGGTCAACGCCCATTGCGCCGACGCGATGGTGTGCATCTCCAACTGCGACAAGATCACCCCGGGCATGCTGATGGCGGCGCTCCGCATCAACATCCCCGTCGTCTTCGTGTCGGGCGGGCCGATGGAGGCGGGCAAGGTGGTGCTGAAGGGCAAGGAGGTCGCGCTCGATCTGGTCGATGCGATGGTGGTCGCGGCCGACGAGAAATATAGCGACGAGGAAGTCACCGAGATCGAGCGCGCGGCGTGCCCGACGTGCGGTTCCTGCTCGGGCATGTTCACCGCCAATTCGATGAACTGCCTGACCGAGGCGCTGGGGCTGTCGCTGCCGGGCAATGGCTCGACGCTCGCGACGCACGCCGACCGCAAGCAATTGTTCCTGCGCGCCGGCCGCATCGCGGTCGAGATGTGCCGCCGCTATTATGAGCAGGACGACGACAGCGTGCTGCCGCGCAGTATCGCGACCTTCGAGGCGTTCGAAAACGCGATGAGCCTCGACATCGCGATGGGCGGGTCGACCAACACCGTGCTGCACCTGCTCGCCGCTGCGTTCGAGGCGGGCGTCGATTTCACCATGACCGACATCGACCGGCTGTCGCGCCGCGTGCCGTGCCTGTCGAAGGTCGCGCCGGCGAAGAGCGACGTGCATATGGAGGATGTCCATCGCGCCGGCGGGATCATGGCGATCCTCGGCCAGCTTGAACGGGCGGGGCTGATCCATGCGCATCTTCCGACGGTGCACAGCGCGACGTTGGGCGACGCGCTCAACAAATGGGATATTTCGCGGACCAACGACCCCGAGGTGCAGAAATTCTTCATGGCGGCGCCGGGAGGCGTGCCGACGCAGGTGGCATTCAGCCAGGACCGGCGCTGGGACGACCTCGACCTCGATCGCGAAACCGGCGTGATCCGTTCGGCCGACCATGCGTTCAGCAAGGACGGCGGGCTCGCGGTGCTCAGCGGCAATATCGCGCTCGACGGCTGCATCGTGAAGACCGCGGGCGTCGACGAGAAGATCCTGAAATTTTCGGGCCCGGCCAAGGTTTATGAAAGCCAGGACGCCGCGGTTGCGGGCATCCTGACCGGACAGGTCGAATCGGGCGACGTCGTCGTCATCCGCTACGAGGGACCGAAGGGCGGGCCGGGAATGCAGGAAATGCTCTATCCGACGAGCTATCTGAAGTCGAAGGGGCTTGGCGCCGCCTGCGCGCTGATCACCGACGGGCGCTTTTCGGGCGGCACGTCGGGACTGTCGATCGGCCATGTCTCGCCCGAAGCGGCCGAAGGCGGCACGATCGGCCTTGTCGAAAACGGCGACCGGATCGAAATCGATATTCCGGCGCGCACGATCACGCTCGCCGTTCCGGAGGACGAACTCGCTTCGCGCCGGGCAGCGATGGAAGCGAAGGGCGATGTCGCATGGCAGCCCGCCAAGCCGCGCCCGCGCAAGGTTTCGGTAGCACTTCAGGCCTATGCTGCGATGACGACGAGTGCCGCGAGGGGAGCGGTGCGCGACCTGTCGCAGCTGAAGGGAAACAAGGGATGATATCGAACCGGGGCGCATTCCTGCCGCTCCTGCTGCTCGCCGGATGCAGCGGCGCGCCCGACAACGGCGAACTCGCCGAGGCCGAAGCGCGCGGATCGCGCGAGGC
The Sphingopyxis macrogoltabida genome window above contains:
- a CDS encoding 4-(cytidine 5'-diphospho)-2-C-methyl-D-erythritol kinase; protein product: MTAFRETGWAKINLALHVRGRRADGYHDIETLFAFVDDGDGIEAEFADADSLSIDGDFAEGLTAGDDNLVRRVLALLRMRYGADRVPPLAITLTKRLPVAAGIGGGSADAAAMARLVRRHFLPELGDAQLARLVAPLGADIAACVASATCLGLGTGDELSALPELRLSGTPALLVNPRQPVATGPVFAAWDGIDRGPLFTGADLRAQLFAGRNDLQRAAIAQCSAIVDVLTELGALRPWLARMSGSGATCFALFDAPAERDAAAAHLAQGRPDWWQMAGALR
- a CDS encoding N-formylglutamate amidohydrolase; the encoded protein is MSEAWRQLGAARAGGILLIADHASAFVPADIDLGIDPALLREHIAIDIGVAEVAALLVESGAVDAAILGGVSRLVVDCNREEDAPGVLPIASDGHAVPGNALGDVGREARLARFFRPYHDHIAATIAAHRPAMILSLHSFTPALAAHPEQARPWHVGVLYNEDDRLAAAAIAALAAEGLNVGDQLPYSGKLLNATMNRHAEGNGIPYVGIEMRQDLVRDAAGQALFAERLARMCKKVTLNIGE
- the ilvD gene encoding dihydroxy-acid dehydratase, translating into MPSYRSRTTTHGRNMAGARGLWRATGMKDSDFGKPIIAVVNSFTQFVPGHVHLKDLGQMVAREIEAAGGVAKEFNTIAVDDGIAMGHDGMLYSLPSRDLIADSVEYMVNAHCADAMVCISNCDKITPGMLMAALRINIPVVFVSGGPMEAGKVVLKGKEVALDLVDAMVVAADEKYSDEEVTEIERAACPTCGSCSGMFTANSMNCLTEALGLSLPGNGSTLATHADRKQLFLRAGRIAVEMCRRYYEQDDDSVLPRSIATFEAFENAMSLDIAMGGSTNTVLHLLAAAFEAGVDFTMTDIDRLSRRVPCLSKVAPAKSDVHMEDVHRAGGIMAILGQLERAGLIHAHLPTVHSATLGDALNKWDISRTNDPEVQKFFMAAPGGVPTQVAFSQDRRWDDLDLDRETGVIRSADHAFSKDGGLAVLSGNIALDGCIVKTAGVDEKILKFSGPAKVYESQDAAVAGILTGQVESGDVVVIRYEGPKGGPGMQEMLYPTSYLKSKGLGAACALITDGRFSGGTSGLSIGHVSPEAAEGGTIGLVENGDRIEIDIPARTITLAVPEDELASRRAAMEAKGDVAWQPAKPRPRKVSVALQAYAAMTTSAARGAVRDLSQLKGNKG